Below is a genomic region from bacterium.
CAACATGACTGACACGAGGGGCGGCATAACCTCCAATATTCCGATTCTCCTCTTGCTCTTGCTCTCCAAGCTCAACCATTCCAGGTGTAACAAGTACACGCCGTCGATCTTTGAATAAGGCGAGAGTATCTAATGCTTCCCGAAATCCTTCAGGATTCGAATTAAAAGCATCATCAATCACAAGAACCCCATTACTCTTTTTTAAAAGTTGGAGTCGATGTTCCACTGGTGGAAGAGCCTGAACCGCCGCTTGAATAACAGAAGCAGACATCCCCGCCTCAACTGCAACTGCAATAGCCGCCATCAAATTGGATATATTATGAAATCCTAAAAGCTGAGTTCGCACCTCAAACGGCACTTCTATCTTCTCACCCGAAACACGAAAAGAGCTTCCATCTTGTGTGACAGATACTTCTTGAGCACATATATCCGCAACGAGAGGCTCATCTTTCACTCGCTGGACCCCAAATGTTACAATCCGAGATTTTACAAATTGCCTCATCTCGGTCGTATTTGAGTCATTCGCATTCAGAAAACAGACCCCGGATGGTGGTATGCCTTCAAGTAACTCTCCCTTCGTAGCCCGAATAGCAGCTTCACTTCCAAACGTTTCAAGGTGCGCTTTCCCGACACACGTCAATACGCCCCAGGTAGGCTGTGCTACACGAACGCATTGAGCGATATCACCACGCTCGCGCGCCCCCATTTCTGCAATAAAAAATTCATGAATGGTCTTCAGCTGTTCACGAATTTCCCGTGCTAAGCCAAGCTCTGTATTTACACTACCAGGAGTCATGTAACTCAAATATCGGCGAGATAAAATGCCTTGAATAAAATGCTTCGTTGAAGTTTTTCCATAACTTCCCGTTATGCCAATAACCTGCAATCCATCAAGACTGCGTCGCTTCCGTGCTGCGTCCTCAAGATAAAACTTCTTCACCTGAAGCTCGAAAGGAATGACCAAACCATTCCCAACGAGAACAAGAAGAGGGGTCCATACTATCCAATTCATGAATAGAGCAACCGCAGCACGAAGCTCAAATTCGAGAAAGAACCAGATAGCGGGGATAAATAAAACGATCAGACAAACAGCAGCTAGTCTTTGAGCACGTGCAGTAAAGACAAATGGCTTTTTTTCAGATCTCGTAGCAGCCCATGAGCGCAGCGCAAGAAAAAAAACGAGGGGGATCAGAAAAAGAGCCACCATGCGTGAAACTTCGACACCAACATTCGCTATCACTAATCCAATAACGAGCGCTAAACCGACCTGCAGGTGGCGATAATCCCTGAGGAAAAGAGATGTATCTTTAGAGAAGAGACGCCGCCAATATCGAATGTTCCTATAACTCGACTGCTGCAACCGCTGAAGTGCAATTCGAAGAGTCGCAAGCGCCCAGATTGCAATACCGACGGCAACCGACAGGAAAAGAGCCAAATCCCAGATCTTCATACTCACTATCTACTCTTCTCCAAACACTTTAAGCACCTACAGCTCTCTCTCAAAGATTATCCTAAAAAATGAGCTGATACTCTATCAAATTGATCTGGTCGGTCTAAAAATGCGTAATGACCCGCCTTCTCCCACACCACCAAACCGGTATCGGGAATCTCTCTTTCGATAATCTTCGCAATTCGTAGGGGCGCATCCGTATCCTCAGCACCCCAAACCAGCAACGTTGGCTGTTTAATCTGAGACAAAATCGGCGTAAGATCTTCATGAAGAAGCGCTATAAGAGTATTTCGCATATTCCCTGCGTCACGGTAGTCAGCACTCCCGAACTGGGCGCGTAACCACTGAAGCACATTCTCCCTTCGCTCACTGTTCCAGAACAACAATGGCAAAGCTCTTTTGCACGCCTTAAATGCCATAACCCGTATCTTTTTTCTGATCGAGAGAGGTAATCGTATTCCGGCACTCCCCACCAGTAAGAGCTTCCGTATTCGATTGGGCTGCACCACAGCTGACTTTAAAGCGACTCGTCCACCATGCGAGTGACCGACAAGCATATCAACATGGCTTACCTTGAGCTGATCGAGCACTTCAAATAAAAAACTTACGAAGTCATCAACCTGCCACACTCGATCAGGAGTATCAGATTCTCCAAATCCCGGGAAATCAACGGTCAGAATGCGGTTCGCCCCATGTTGATGGAGCGCTGTCGCAGCTCGCTCAAACAACGTGCGACTTGCCCCCCATCCATGGAGCAGAACGACAGTTTTTGCACCTGGTTGAGCGGACCACTCACTGTATCCAACTTGCATACCAAAAATCTTGAGCGTACCGTCCGTCTTCACTCGACCGTAAATCCTTTACATCCCAGGCTTCGTCATTGCCATGAGATTGAGCGCCTTCTCTAATTCTTCCTCAGAAAGCGCATTCATTTCCCTGGCCATTTGCCGCACCCCCTTGTCTTCCTTGAGGGCTCGCTTTGCTATCTCCGCTGCGCGATCGTATCCGATGATAGGAGCCAGCGAAGTACAAATTGCGAGACTTTTCTCGGCGTTAGATTCACACTTTTCAACATTTGCTCTAATTCCATTAATACAGCGTAGCACGAAGTTCTCACTGCAGGTGGAGATGAGTTCAGAGGATTGAAGCACATTAAATCCTATGACGGGAAGCATTACATTCAACTCAAAATTTCCATGCTGGCCAGAAATAGCGATAGTTGCATCGTTTCCAATAACCTGTGCCGCAACCATCATCACAGACTCACAGATAACTGGATTTACCTTTGCTGGCATAATACTCGATCCAGGTTGAATCTCAGGAAGAAAGATTTCGCCAATACCCAGCCGTGGACCAGATGCCAGCCAGCGGATATCATTTGCTATCTTCATCAGCGAACCCGCTACCGTTCTCAACGCGCCGCTGTAGAATACGATCGCGTCTCTCGCTCCCTGTGCCTCAAAATGATTACCAGCCTCATGCAACTCAACATTCAACACTGATTCGATATGGGAAATAGCCTTTTTGGCAAACTCAGGATGGGTATTCAGACCTGTTCCAACGGCCGTTCCTCCAAGAGCCAACTCCCTGACGCGTTCTAGCCCCTGGCGAACCCGCTCTTCTCCAATTGCAATTTGCGCTGCATAACCCGCGAACTCCTGACCAAGCGTAACGGGAGTCGCATCTTGTAGATGGGTTCGACCTGACTTAATTACATTTGCGAACTCGTTCGCTTTCGTCTCGAGCGCCTTTCTCAGCATCTCAAGCGCAGGCAAGAGATTCCTCTCTGCTGAAATGACGGTCGAAATGTGAATCGCAGAAGGAATAACATCATTCGATGACTGTGACATATTTACATGATCGTTCGGATGAACAAGAGATTTATCACCGAGTTTTCCACCTAAGATCTGAGCTGCACGATTTGCAATCACTTCATTCGTATTCATATTCGTTGAAGTACCGGAGCCAGTCTGAAAAATATCGACTACAAAATGTTCATCATGAGAGCCGGATTGTACCTCTTGAGCCGCAGCAGCAATCGCATCCACAAGATCTTTCGATAAGAGTCCGCACTCTTGATTAGAGCGGGCCGCTCCGTATTTGATTGCACCAAGCGCTTCTATGAAAACTCTCGGAAACCGCAAATCGCTGACCGGAAAATTCAAGACAGCTCTCTGCGTAGAGGCACCATAGAGCGCACTTTGAGGAACCTCCATATCACCCATCGAGTCTTTTTCTATTCGAGTTTTCATTCCGTATTCCCCTATCTGATTACCTGCCTTGGTCAAAATCACCAGCCTGACTGATTTCATGATACTCGTTTAGTGTTATCGTTCTGCCAGTTTTTATCAATACCTCTAGCTATTTAACCCGTCTTGAATGTCCAGATTCTATTAAAGTTGATGGTCAATACTGTCGACCATAACGGTAGGGCGTAAGCTCGCAATCTGAGCGAGAGGGAGATTTTCTTTCTTTCCTCAAATGACTACTCAAAGAGACGAGGACAACAAACGGGTATGACGAAGACGGCTACAGCCTCAAATAAAAACGGCAAAGATGATAAATGGCTGGTCCCCAAGCTATTACCTGCTGATCAAGAGGCTCTTTCACAAAGCTTACGACTCGCGAGAAGTAGTCAGGAAAACACCTCCGCACTGGCTCCAGTTCTGAGTCAAGATCCAGTGCTCGTCATTGAGATCTTAAAAGAAGCGAATAACTCTGCATTTGCTGGCGAAACCAAGACGGTATCGACCCTTCGACCTTCTATTATTCGACTCGGCGCCGAGCGAGTTGCTGAGATTCTTACAGATATATCAAAACGAGAAGAAATTACTGATCCTGGTGTACATCTCATATTCAACCGGCATCGCTCGCGATGTAAGCGTATCGGAGGCGTTGCACAAATTGTTTCTGAAATTCTCGCGAAACATCTTAGCGAGGAATGTGAACTTGTTGGTCTCCTTTGTTCAATAGGAGATATGCTTGCCGTCTATCATCTTGGCAAGCAGTACCTTGAACTCGCTGAAGACAGTCCACGGGCAACCGTAAACTACCGCCTCGTAAAAAATCATAGCTTTGATGTGTATAAGCGGGGTATTGCATACCTACGAAGAAGTGGGGTGCCTGAGAGTGTTACAAGCATTATCGACGAGGACATACCGCTTCCGCAGGTCGAACAGAAGACTATGCGACTCATTTATCGAGCAGCACTTGAACTCATTGACGCCTACGACAATGAAAAGTGGGAGAAACTCTCCCCCGACAAAGAACTCCCCACAACCAGTATCTTTCGTCTATTAAAAATAAATGAACGACAACATCGGGCAATCTATGAGCAAGCGACCCAGTATCTCCATCATATCACTGCTCTTGATTCAGGACGGGAGCAACTCCTGAAACAACAAGGGAGCGATGAAAACGATTATTCACCTAATGAAGACTGGTTTGATCTCGATGATGATGATGATGACGAAGAAGACTGGAGCTGGTTTGATAATGAACCCGAGCCGGAAACAAATAACGAGACATCCGAAGCTACTGATAATGCTCTGGAAGATCTTGATGCAGACCTTGATTTCTTACTCACTGACTGTGAAGACGATTCGGCTGAGCGCTCAGTTCAGACTCTCCCTCGAGAGAATAGTTCTGAAATTGAGACCTCTTTTGTTACTATGCATCATGATGCCTTGGTCGATTCGCTTGATACACTCGTAAATGGACCATTTTCAACAGCTGCCCTGATTGCGTTTTCAGAGGATCGAAAAGAGGCTACTATCCTCGCTCAACGTGGCAGCTCACACTCTGAAACAACAATCATGATTGCTGACACAGACTCTCCTTTTCTTCGTGCGCTCTCACAAACTCAGGTCTTTTCGACGCGGAGAGACGCGAAATCTCCATTCGGCAGCCCTTCTTATGCGATATCACCAGTCCAAATTGAGAAAGAGGCCTCAGTTGCGATCTATGCCGACTGCGGGCAACACCCAGCAATCACCCTGGAGGGACGACGTCTCTTTCGTGATACCATAGCTCAACTCAATAAAGAGATTCAAAGCAGCTTGGAAACTCCTCAAGGCTGACACCTACCTGCCGTCTCACTCCTCCTTTCCCAACTACTCGAAGCCTGTTATGAGTAGAACAGAGGACTTCATACAGATTTACTTGCATATTTTAAAAGAAATGCGCTTATAATCTTGTGAGAATTTGTGAATAAATTCATTCATAGTGCAGTCATATATACTGAATTAACAAAACATGCGTGAGTCTATGAGTAGAATGGCTTGCGAAACAACAAAGCATGCGGAGGTATCGTGAAGAGAACTGAAATAAAAAAAGAGGGGAACGAGGGAACGTTCAAGAGCGTTTCTCAGGTGAACAGAAGGTCAGTTTTTCTCAGCTTCTTTTTATTCATGTTTCTCTGCAGCATCTCTATTCTCACCACATCCGCATTTGCAGAATATAAATTAGCCACGGTAGACATTAATAAAGTCTTAAATGAGACCAAGGAGTCAAAGGAAGCCCGCCAATCACTGACGGAAGAATCAACCCGTGCTCGAGCCACGATTGAGAAGAAGCGCCAAGCGCTGCAAGACAAAGAAGCTGCACTAAAAGCACGTGGAGTTTCTCCAGACTCGAAAGAGGCGGAAGAGTTTAGACAAGAAGCAAAAGACTTTGGTCGTCTGGTAAAAGATACAGAAGAAGAGCTCAAGCGTAAGTTCCTCCGTTCAAATACTGAGATCACTCAAAAGACACTTCAAGTCATAGAGGCTTATGCAAAGTCCAATAAGATCGATCTTATTCTCGAAAAGGGACAAGAGGGGAAAGGCGCCGTCCTGTTTGGAGCACCAAGTGTTGATATCACAAAAGAAGTAATTGAAAAGCTGAAAGGGTAAAGCACTGACCGTATTGTGCTAAGCGGAGAAATCTTTTGAGGAATGCCTTTGAGGAAGCAATCTACAACGCTGTAGAAGCACCATCAGCAGATCATATTCGTCAGTTCTACCAACTATTTCTCAAAACAGAGATGGTTGTACCCTGTCGCATGCAGATCAAGCCAATTAAAAACTTATCGCCTTTCCCTTCGCCGTTCTCGAATCTCCTTACAATCGTAGCGGACGAACAAGAGACCATTCCAGTCTTTACCTCAGAGGAGGAACTCCTCTCGTGGGCGAAGGAACCAATGGAATTCAATTGCATAAGTGGGAAGGTGCTGTGTGAACGCGCTCCTGAATCTGCATGGATTAGCATTAATCCCTCCGGAGATTGGGGAAAGGAACTGTCGGCTTGGGAGATTTCATTACTCAAACAGGGAGAAGAGTCCTTTGATGAACTTGTAGCCGAGCAACTTCAAGAAAGCGATCCGCACGTAATCTTCAAGCCGCTGCTCGAGGAACAAAAAGAGCGTATTAGTGCTATCCTAGAGCCCATCTTGGAGGAAAATCCAACTATTATTTCCTGCTATGGTGGCACTCAAGTCTCTGAATCTTCGCATGAGTCATACCTCATCGGTGTACTTGTATCAGCAGATCTCCCGAGCGACACTATTCGGACTCAGGTTCATGATGGCCTGCAAAATGGATTAATAGGGGATCTTCCATTTACGCTTGCAGTTGGAACTCATTTTGATGCATCTCCAGAGCTTGCACTCTTAAAATTTAGCGATCCAATCGTGAAAAACACGCAACAAGTAGAATCCTTGAACGCTCTAAAGAAGGTAGTGCAACGAGTTGGAAAGTGGTTCTCGAAGTAAGCCCTCTTTATTGTGCGGTCAAAATCTCTACTCCAGCATCTCTAGCCACTAATACTTCAGTCGCATAACTACTGAAGATACCATTTTCAACTACACCTGGAACCGCATTAATCCGCATCTCACAATCTTGTGAGATAGAGTCAAAGCGCGCATCAAGAATGAGATTTCCCTCTTGGGTAAATAATGGGACCTGGCGCTCAAGTGCAACTGCGAGCCGCAGACAAACCTCCTGCGCTCCCAGACTTCGCAGCTCTTGTTCAACCGAAAAGCGTGCCTCAGGGATAACTTCAACTGGAACACTCATCTTGGAACCGAGCTGAGTAACAAGCTTACTCTCATCGACCACAATGAAGAGCGACGCGCATCGAGCAGCGATTAGCTTCTCATGAAGCATCGCTGCACCCCTCCCTTTAAGAAGACGAAGTTCTGAATCCACCTCATCCGCTCCATCAAACCCCCAATCAAGCATAGCACTTGTTGCTGGAGAAGTGACGGGCAGGCCGAGATCATGAAGGCACCATGCACTCTGATAAGACGTTGGAACAAATTGAACATCACTCACTCCATCTTGCGAGATGCGATGCTTCATTTTCTTCAAGACCGCCTCTACCGTTGTCCCAGTCCCAACCCCAATGATTTGACCTTCATGTAGTCGATCTGCAAGTTCTTCTGCTAGATGTTCTCTTGAATCCACGCTCCCTCCTCTTCGCCTCATACAAGAGAGAAAAGAATAGCCCATAAAGATTATCCATGGAAGAAATACATATCTTTCATGAAAAAAGAGGTACATCTGAAGTAGGGTCTGGTATCATTCACCTCTGTCTAGTGACGACTGAGAGATTCATAATGCCAGCATCAATTCAGATTCATTCCGCATTCGTTGCCCTTGGAAGCAATAAGGGGAATCGCTTTGCTCATCTTGAAAATGCGCTCAGCTCAATTGCAACCCAGTGCGGCGACATCTTAAGGCGCTCAAGTGTTTTTGAAAGTACTCCACTTCCTGTTCCGGGCCTAACACAGAAAACGTTTCTGAATATGGTGATACAACTTACAACAACGATGTCACCAAGAACCCTTCTAGAGAGATTTCACGACATTGAAGCAACACTTGGCAGAGATCGAAAAAATGAAATCATGTGGGGGCCACGGACGATAGATATTGATCTTATCACGTATGATCAAATGTGCTCTGCTGAAAATCCTATCTTACCGCATCCTCGATTCAAAGATCGCGACTTCGTCCTGATACCCCTTCAAGAGATCGCACCAGAGTTTATCGATCCAGAGACGAACGAATCTCTTCACACTCTGCTTGATCGACTACCAGAAGAAAGCTG
It encodes:
- a CDS encoding UDP-N-acetylmuramoyl-tripeptide--D-alanyl-D-alanine ligase, yielding MKIWDLALFLSVAVGIAIWALATLRIALQRLQQSSYRNIRYWRRLFSKDTSLFLRDYRHLQVGLALVIGLVIANVGVEVSRMVALFLIPLVFFLALRSWAATRSEKKPFVFTARAQRLAAVCLIVLFIPAIWFFLEFELRAAVALFMNWIVWTPLLVLVGNGLVIPFELQVKKFYLEDAARKRRSLDGLQVIGITGSYGKTSTKHFIQGILSRRYLSYMTPGSVNTELGLAREIREQLKTIHEFFIAEMGARERGDIAQCVRVAQPTWGVLTCVGKAHLETFGSEAAIRATKGELLEGIPPSGVCFLNANDSNTTEMRQFVKSRIVTFGVQRVKDEPLVADICAQEVSVTQDGSSFRVSGEKIEVPFEVRTQLLGFHNISNLMAAIAVAVEAGMSASVIQAAVQALPPVEHRLQLLKKSNGVLVIDDAFNSNPEGFREALDTLALFKDRRRVLVTPGMVELGEQEQEENRNIGGYAAPRVSHVVLVGEDERVFPLKEGLLSEGFLSEDIEQVRTLRDAAEHLTRYNKPGDVVLFENDLPDLYG
- a CDS encoding alpha/beta hydrolase encodes the protein MQVGYSEWSAQPGAKTVVLLHGWGASRTLFERAATALHQHGANRILTVDFPGFGESDTPDRVWQVDDFVSFLFEVLDQLKVSHVDMLVGHSHGGRVALKSAVVQPNRIRKLLLVGSAGIRLPLSIRKKIRVMAFKACKRALPLLFWNSERRENVLQWLRAQFGSADYRDAGNMRNTLIALLHEDLTPILSQIKQPTLLVWGAEDTDAPLRIAKIIEREIPDTGLVVWEKAGHYAFLDRPDQFDRVSAHFLG
- a CDS encoding class II fumarate hydratase — its product is MKTRIEKDSMGDMEVPQSALYGASTQRAVLNFPVSDLRFPRVFIEALGAIKYGAARSNQECGLLSKDLVDAIAAAAQEVQSGSHDEHFVVDIFQTGSGTSTNMNTNEVIANRAAQILGGKLGDKSLVHPNDHVNMSQSSNDVIPSAIHISTVISAERNLLPALEMLRKALETKANEFANVIKSGRTHLQDATPVTLGQEFAGYAAQIAIGEERVRQGLERVRELALGGTAVGTGLNTHPEFAKKAISHIESVLNVELHEAGNHFEAQGARDAIVFYSGALRTVAGSLMKIANDIRWLASGPRLGIGEIFLPEIQPGSSIMPAKVNPVICESVMMVAAQVIGNDATIAISGQHGNFELNVMLPVIGFNVLQSSELISTCSENFVLRCINGIRANVEKCESNAEKSLAICTSLAPIIGYDRAAEIAKRALKEDKGVRQMAREMNALSEEELEKALNLMAMTKPGM
- a CDS encoding HDOD domain-containing protein, whose product is MTKTATASNKNGKDDKWLVPKLLPADQEALSQSLRLARSSQENTSALAPVLSQDPVLVIEILKEANNSAFAGETKTVSTLRPSIIRLGAERVAEILTDISKREEITDPGVHLIFNRHRSRCKRIGGVAQIVSEILAKHLSEECELVGLLCSIGDMLAVYHLGKQYLELAEDSPRATVNYRLVKNHSFDVYKRGIAYLRRSGVPESVTSIIDEDIPLPQVEQKTMRLIYRAALELIDAYDNEKWEKLSPDKELPTTSIFRLLKINERQHRAIYEQATQYLHHITALDSGREQLLKQQGSDENDYSPNEDWFDLDDDDDDEEDWSWFDNEPEPETNNETSEATDNALEDLDADLDFLLTDCEDDSAERSVQTLPRENSSEIETSFVTMHHDALVDSLDTLVNGPFSTAALIAFSEDRKEATILAQRGSSHSETTIMIADTDSPFLRALSQTQVFSTRRDAKSPFGSPSYAISPVQIEKEASVAIYADCGQHPAITLEGRRLFRDTIAQLNKEIQSSLETPQG
- a CDS encoding OmpH family outer membrane protein, whose product is MKRTEIKKEGNEGTFKSVSQVNRRSVFLSFFLFMFLCSISILTTSAFAEYKLATVDINKVLNETKESKEARQSLTEESTRARATIEKKRQALQDKEAALKARGVSPDSKEAEEFRQEAKDFGRLVKDTEEELKRKFLRSNTEITQKTLQVIEAYAKSNKIDLILEKGQEGKGAVLFGAPSVDITKEVIEKLKG
- a CDS encoding SseB family protein encodes the protein MRNAFEEAIYNAVEAPSADHIRQFYQLFLKTEMVVPCRMQIKPIKNLSPFPSPFSNLLTIVADEQETIPVFTSEEELLSWAKEPMEFNCISGKVLCERAPESAWISINPSGDWGKELSAWEISLLKQGEESFDELVAEQLQESDPHVIFKPLLEEQKERISAILEPILEENPTIISCYGGTQVSESSHESYLIGVLVSADLPSDTIRTQVHDGLQNGLIGDLPFTLAVGTHFDASPELALLKFSDPIVKNTQQVESLNALKKVVQRVGKWFSK
- the rpiA gene encoding ribose 5-phosphate isomerase A → MYLFFHERYVFLPWIIFMGYSFLSCMRRRGGSVDSREHLAEELADRLHEGQIIGVGTGTTVEAVLKKMKHRISQDGVSDVQFVPTSYQSAWCLHDLGLPVTSPATSAMLDWGFDGADEVDSELRLLKGRGAAMLHEKLIAARCASLFIVVDESKLVTQLGSKMSVPVEVIPEARFSVEQELRSLGAQEVCLRLAVALERQVPLFTQEGNLILDARFDSISQDCEMRINAVPGVVENGIFSSYATEVLVARDAGVEILTAQ
- the folK gene encoding 2-amino-4-hydroxy-6-hydroxymethyldihydropteridine diphosphokinase, coding for MEEIHIFHEKRGTSEVGSGIIHLCLVTTERFIMPASIQIHSAFVALGSNKGNRFAHLENALSSIATQCGDILRRSSVFESTPLPVPGLTQKTFLNMVIQLTTTMSPRTLLERFHDIEATLGRDRKNEIMWGPRTIDIDLITYDQMCSAENPILPHPRFKDRDFVLIPLQEIAPEFIDPETNESLHTLLDRLPEESWTILQRVDSHEPLRQQNLQTLAG